Proteins encoded within one genomic window of Empedobacter falsenii:
- a CDS encoding LptF/LptG family permease: MLKKLDWYIIKTFLGPFFFIFSVLFFIFIVQFAWQQMEKFVGKGLEWYTITELLFWLGINVIQLVLPLTILLGSIMTMGGFGERYELAAMKASGISLTRILAPLFTLVALMSVGLYFFGDKVMPYSQQKARTMYFNILQTKPTVSMKEGVFIETVPGFQMKINKVSGENSEKLEDVFVHQNAPFGENTMTIIAKKGNLAPDKNDNHYLKMELFDGIAYTDNIKNKNFDQRKRQENQYTKFDTLNYYIDISDILNSGKDEDPGNSYKYLDGKGLRHLIDSLNTDYKKYYKDLKTNMFNQNYFYSIKVKDIDTVKTNMIFDLKERNRQEQDQVLNQAVQMVNRDQENMTFSEQEIVNREKLYSKVNIHYQRNFSYAVTCIIFFLIGSSLGAIVKKGGIGMPVVISIIIFVIYFILNFSAENMAKNGKLDPTFAAWAANIIALPFSILFSYKANQDSGLFDISIYVDPIVKYFNKFKKTNKNEEHSRYQ; the protein is encoded by the coding sequence ATGTTAAAAAAACTTGACTGGTATATAATCAAGACCTTTTTAGGTCCATTTTTTTTCATATTTAGTGTTCTATTTTTCATCTTTATCGTGCAATTTGCATGGCAACAAATGGAAAAATTTGTTGGAAAAGGTTTAGAATGGTACACTATTACCGAATTACTTTTTTGGTTAGGAATTAACGTTATTCAGCTTGTATTACCGCTTACAATCCTTTTGGGGTCTATTATGACCATGGGAGGTTTTGGAGAACGATACGAATTAGCTGCAATGAAAGCATCTGGAATTTCACTTACCAGAATCCTTGCTCCATTATTTACGTTAGTCGCTTTAATGTCTGTCGGATTGTATTTTTTCGGAGACAAAGTGATGCCTTATTCCCAACAAAAAGCGCGAACAATGTACTTCAATATCTTACAAACCAAACCAACGGTAAGTATGAAAGAAGGTGTTTTTATCGAAACCGTTCCCGGATTTCAGATGAAAATTAATAAAGTTTCGGGCGAAAATTCAGAAAAATTAGAAGACGTTTTTGTCCATCAAAATGCACCTTTTGGTGAAAATACGATGACAATTATTGCGAAAAAAGGAAATCTTGCTCCAGACAAAAATGACAACCATTATCTAAAAATGGAACTTTTTGATGGAATTGCTTATACCGATAATATCAAAAATAAAAACTTTGATCAACGTAAACGTCAAGAAAATCAATATACTAAATTTGATACATTAAACTATTATATTGACATTTCAGATATTCTAAATTCTGGTAAAGACGAAGATCCAGGAAACTCTTACAAATACTTGGACGGAAAAGGTTTAAGACATCTTATCGATTCATTAAACACAGATTATAAGAAGTATTACAAAGATTTGAAAACGAATATGTTTAATCAAAACTATTTCTATTCAATCAAAGTAAAAGATATTGATACGGTAAAAACAAATATGATTTTTGACTTGAAAGAGCGAAATCGTCAAGAACAAGATCAAGTTCTTAATCAAGCCGTACAAATGGTAAATCGTGATCAAGAAAATATGACGTTTTCTGAACAAGAAATTGTAAACAGAGAAAAGTTATATTCAAAAGTAAATATTCATTACCAACGAAATTTCTCGTATGCAGTAACATGTATTATTTTCTTTTTGATTGGATCATCATTAGGTGCAATCGTAAAAAAAGGAGGAATCGGAATGCCAGTTGTCATTTCAATTATCATTTTCGTTATTTATTTTATCCTTAATTTCTCGGCAGAAAATATGGCGAAAAACGGAAAATTAGATCCAACTTTTGCCGCTTGGGCAGCGAATATTATCGCGCTTCCTTTCTCTATTTTGTTTAGTTACAAAGCCAATCAAGATTCTGGATTATTTGACATCAGTATTTACGTTGATCCAATTGTAAAATACTTTAATAAGTTTAAGAAAACAAACAAAAACGAGGAGCATTCTCGTTATCAATAA
- a CDS encoding LolA family protein — protein sequence MKKIIYSFILLLVGVGTLNAQSAKQILDKVYAKYTNANSYYIKFDFSHNANGKSTSRSGEVFAMKQKFNLNVGDINQIFTGTKLYTIAKDDKEVTISDASNTDDFLTPTKVLNTYRTDFSYALTDKKTVGGKTIQYIKLTPTKTSTIKYSVLGVNTANNEIYDYKEYGKNGDTTSIIVKDYVQNLLIHKSYFNFDQKKYKSQGYMITQL from the coding sequence ATGAAAAAGATAATCTATTCTTTCATACTCTTATTAGTAGGGGTTGGAACATTAAACGCTCAATCAGCAAAACAAATCTTAGACAAAGTTTACGCTAAATATACCAACGCAAACTCGTATTACATCAAATTTGATTTTAGCCATAATGCAAATGGAAAATCAACAAGTCGTTCGGGAGAAGTTTTTGCAATGAAACAAAAATTTAACTTGAATGTAGGCGACATCAACCAAATTTTTACAGGAACTAAATTATATACAATTGCAAAAGATGACAAAGAAGTCACTATTTCTGATGCATCTAACACAGATGATTTCTTAACACCAACTAAAGTTTTGAACACATATCGTACTGATTTCAGCTACGCTTTAACAGATAAAAAAACCGTTGGAGGAAAAACAATTCAGTATATAAAATTAACGCCAACTAAAACTTCTACAATCAAATATTCGGTTTTGGGAGTGAATACAGCGAATAATGAAATCTACGATTACAAGGAATATGGTAAAAATGGCGACACAACATCAATCATTGTAAAAGATTACGTTCAAAATTTACTTATTCACAAAAGTTACTTTAACTTTGACCAAAAGAAATATAAGTCGCAAGGCTATATGATTACTCAATTATAA
- the ribB gene encoding 3,4-dihydroxy-2-butanone-4-phosphate synthase, translating to MENRSSQLNTIEEALEDLKQGKVIIVVDDEDRENEGDFLCIAEFATPEVINFMVTHGRGLVCTPLTQQRCKALGLDLMVGHNTAIYETNFTVSVDLQGHGCTTGISASDRSKTIQALIDENTNPDDLGKPGHIFPLIAKDGGVLVRMGHTEAAVDLARMAGHYPAGCIVEILKEDGEMARLPELLEIAKKFDLKIVSIEDLIAYRLENESLVKRIEQFPAKTRFGEYELIAYQQTTNNQVHFALKKGKWTKDDVVPVRVKSTNSYYDLFSALQNGETPLLEKTMNIINEEERGVVIFINNIQSSELIEQKLEIFKSFSEGKSKSGVLPADEKDHGIGSQIIKDLGIQKMNLITRTLEEPHTTQYGLEIVKCTQL from the coding sequence ATGGAAAATAGATCATCTCAATTAAACACAATTGAAGAAGCTTTAGAAGATTTAAAACAAGGAAAAGTTATCATTGTAGTTGACGATGAAGATCGTGAAAATGAAGGAGATTTCCTATGTATCGCCGAATTTGCAACACCAGAAGTCATCAACTTTATGGTTACGCACGGACGCGGATTGGTTTGTACGCCACTTACACAACAAAGATGTAAAGCATTAGGTTTGGACCTTATGGTTGGACACAATACGGCTATTTACGAAACTAATTTTACTGTTTCTGTGGATTTACAAGGTCACGGATGTACGACAGGAATTTCGGCTTCGGATCGTTCTAAAACTATTCAAGCTTTAATTGACGAAAATACAAATCCAGATGATTTAGGAAAACCAGGACATATTTTCCCATTAATTGCAAAAGATGGTGGAGTTTTAGTTCGCATGGGACATACAGAAGCTGCTGTTGATTTGGCACGCATGGCGGGACATTATCCTGCTGGATGTATTGTCGAAATTTTAAAAGAAGATGGAGAAATGGCTCGTTTGCCAGAATTGTTAGAGATTGCGAAGAAATTTGATCTTAAAATTGTTTCGATTGAGGATTTGATTGCTTACCGATTAGAAAACGAATCATTAGTAAAACGTATCGAGCAATTTCCAGCAAAAACAAGATTCGGAGAATACGAATTAATCGCTTATCAACAAACAACAAATAATCAAGTTCACTTCGCTTTAAAAAAAGGAAAATGGACAAAAGATGATGTAGTTCCAGTTCGTGTAAAATCAACAAATAGCTATTATGATTTGTTTAGCGCTTTACAAAACGGCGAAACACCATTGTTAGAAAAAACAATGAACATCATTAATGAAGAAGAAAGAGGTGTTGTAATTTTTATTAATAACATTCAAAGTTCTGAGTTGATTGAACAAAAATTAGAGATTTTCAAAAGTTTTTCTGAAGGAAAATCAAAATCTGGTGTTTTACCAGCCGATGAAAAAGATCACGGAATTGGTTCTCAAATCATCAAAGATTTAGGCATCCAAAAAATGAATTTGATTACACGTACTTTAGAAGAACCGCATACTACACAATATGGTTTGGAAATTGTAAAATGCACTCAGTTATAA
- a CDS encoding gliding motility protein GldB-related protein, with protein MRNKTLVLVLFIISSIGFGQKTNSKNIYISDIDNFWVAYDSIQSTNDYSQKIKFINTLYIDKGTKGLKTFMKVRDYSDTIYVKLIDSYPKFWNSVRPNTLTIKNKTKELTKTVKKLKKLYPELKEGEMYFTIGGLRSGGTLYENMVLVGAEIATGTPKTDVSEFENNWLKNVFAKQSLDNIISLNIHEYVHTQQKPNENNSLLHHTLKEGSCDFITELVLGEPIEKQYIFYGKQHFDELKKQFKEEMFVDDFSNWLYNGGQKGKAADLGYFIGYEICKSYYNQAKNKKQAIKDIIELNYQDEKAVENFLRKSGFYEEGFDKNRLLKEYEKKQPYIVKIEPFGNGSTNVDSSIKEFRITFSKPMNPKEYSIQFSKKGKEYSPKITKANFYNNNTTFVLSLELIPTKEYEFVISNRFKSEDGYALKLDNNELIVNFKTK; from the coding sequence ATGCGAAATAAAACGTTAGTTCTTGTACTCTTTATCATTTCAAGTATTGGATTTGGGCAAAAAACGAATTCAAAAAATATCTACATATCAGATATTGATAATTTTTGGGTCGCTTATGATAGTATTCAATCAACAAATGATTATTCTCAAAAAATAAAGTTTATCAACACTTTATACATCGACAAAGGAACAAAAGGTTTAAAAACTTTTATGAAAGTAAGAGATTATAGTGACACTATTTACGTTAAACTTATTGATAGTTATCCTAAATTTTGGAATTCAGTAAGACCAAATACACTTACCATAAAGAATAAAACAAAAGAGTTAACTAAAACTGTAAAAAAACTCAAAAAACTATATCCAGAACTAAAAGAAGGTGAAATGTATTTTACAATTGGAGGTTTACGCTCGGGTGGAACTTTATATGAAAATATGGTTTTAGTTGGTGCTGAAATTGCAACAGGAACTCCAAAAACAGATGTTTCAGAATTTGAAAATAATTGGCTAAAAAATGTTTTTGCGAAGCAATCACTTGATAATATTATTTCACTAAATATTCATGAATATGTACACACGCAACAAAAACCAAATGAAAACAACTCATTATTACATCATACATTAAAAGAAGGTTCGTGCGATTTTATTACAGAACTTGTATTAGGAGAACCAATCGAAAAACAATATATTTTTTATGGAAAACAACATTTCGATGAATTGAAAAAACAATTTAAAGAAGAGATGTTTGTAGATGATTTTTCAAATTGGTTATACAATGGAGGACAAAAGGGTAAAGCTGCTGATTTGGGATATTTTATTGGATATGAAATATGTAAATCATATTATAATCAAGCTAAAAATAAAAAACAAGCGATAAAAGATATTATAGAACTGAATTATCAAGATGAAAAAGCAGTTGAAAATTTTCTTCGAAAATCTGGTTTTTATGAAGAAGGTTTTGATAAAAATCGATTATTAAAAGAATACGAAAAAAAACAACCTTATATCGTAAAAATTGAACCTTTCGGAAATGGTTCAACAAATGTAGATTCATCTATCAAAGAATTTAGAATTACATTTTCTAAACCAATGAATCCAAAAGAATATTCAATACAATTCTCAAAAAAAGGAAAAGAGTATAGTCCTAAGATTACAAAAGCTAATTTCTATAACAATAATACTACATTCGTTTTAAGTTTGGAATTAATTCCAACTAAAGAATATGAATTTGTAATTTCAAATCGTTTCAAATCAGAAGACGGATATGCTTTAAAATTAGATAATAATGAACTAATCGTAAATTTTAAAACTAAATAA